One Panicum virgatum strain AP13 chromosome 9K, P.virgatum_v5, whole genome shotgun sequence genomic region harbors:
- the LOC120649488 gene encoding non-specific lipid transfer protein GPI-anchored 5-like → MAAARAGALAVACLVAAMAAAALLLASPASAQSGCTTTLISLYPCLNYISGNVSTPPSSCCSQLASVVQSNPQCLCAALSGDSSSLGGVTIDKTRALALPQACNVKTPPASKCNPASGGNAPGAATTPSTGVPATAGTSGGGSKATPTAPNLTSGGASIRGAVSLALAFAAVAVYAAASAV, encoded by the exons ATGGCGGCGGCAAGAGCCGGAGCGTTGGCCGTGGCGTGCCTCGTGgccgccatggcggcggcggcgctgctgctggcctcgccggcgtcggcgcagTCCGGGTGCACGACCACGCTGATCAGCCTGTACCCGTGCCTGAACTACATCAGCGGCAACGTGtcgacgccgccgtcgtcgtgctGCTCGCAGCTCGCCAGCGTCGTGCAGTCCAACCCGCAGTGCCTCTGCGCCGCGCTCAGCGGCGACTCCTCGTCCCTCGGCGGCGTCACCATCGACAAGacgcgcgcgctcgcgctcccacaGGCCTGCAACGTCAAGACCCCGCCGGCGAGCAAGTGCAACC CTGCCAGCGGTGGCAACGCTCCGGGCGCGGCGACCACGCCGTCGACCGGCGTGCCAGCGACCGCAG ggaccagcggcggcggatcgaaGGCGACGCCGACGGCGCCGAACCTGACATCCGGCGGCGCGTCGATCCGGGGGGCGGTGAGCCTGGCGCTCGCATTCGCGGCTGTCGCCGTCTACGCGGCCGCCTCGGCCGTGTGA